From Rhopalosiphum padi isolate XX-2018 chromosome 2, ASM2088224v1, whole genome shotgun sequence:
ttgttacaagtctcacaaatataatgtgtacattcatttctgaacaaaaaataaataaataaactagcatcatgtttaataattaataaaaaaataagattatatgAACTATTACTTTTTAGTAGGTGGATTAGCTTCATCTTTTCTTGACAATGTATTGCAAATAGTCAAATCTTCATAGTCAATATCTTCACCCAACAAACTTTTTAAGCACATTTTGTAAACCCACATACTTTTGAATTCAAACTGCTCATTACCGAATCTCACCATAGTATGAGGGCAAAATAGTTTCTCTTTTGAATTGACAATCAGATCTCTTATCTTTCTTTGTTTATGCGATTTACAGTTCATAAATGGATTTTTTGACATCTTTATAGCGTAGAAATTCTGTTGACAaaagttaaaactttataagtatattaagaataatataacgGCTCATCATCTACTgtacaatagatatattatatttgaatatgacAATAATCATTATCAGGGCTCATGAGTTCATGCACtcaaaaatgcataaattaGCATGCACTCATGCTCTAAACATTATCAAAATGTGCACAATGTAAaaatttttgacaaattttgaaataataagataaaacatcaattcattttaaaagtatCTCATTTTGGTTGTTTATAATGTAATCAGTTTTTGTCAAGTGTCA
This genomic window contains:
- the LOC132923504 gene encoding uncharacterized protein LOC132923504, which translates into the protein MSKNPFMNCKSHKQRKIRDLIVNSKEKLFCPHTMVRFGNEQFEFKSMWVYKMCLKSLLGEDIDYEDLTICNTLSRKDEANPPTKKNECTHYICETCNKIFTTRFTLKKHLKVHEKSSSSIVSEQSNDKVEAMDDVDEIDGVDLLNTENKNDEDNDDNYELRKKIHAVALI